A genomic window from Glycine soja cultivar W05 chromosome 10, ASM419377v2, whole genome shotgun sequence includes:
- the LOC114369560 gene encoding ferritin-3, chloroplastic-like yields MSRTAGRLGTGCRHGLFPNQYKNSCVFVSFFPTLLLSAVKKELNLVCTIPQAFLARQKHTDEEGFFLSVYGFIFVEYNVLYVYHAMFAYFNRDNVALKGLANVLIYLESSEEEREHVEKLMEYQNKRGGKVKLQSIVMPFFEFDHEEKGCVLYEMLHTNTHDVCKPTCSKCLLSPMNFPCEICMFGTKRILCLFLKLTNEKLLNLHRVDSKNNDVQLADFIESKFLGEQVK; encoded by the exons atgtcaaggaccgcaggtcgcttgggaactggatgtaggcacgggttgtttccgaaccagtataaaaactcttgtgtgtttgtttccttcttccctactcttttactttccgct GTCAAGAAGGAGCTCAACCTTGTTTGCACCATCCCACAAGCTTTTCTCGCTCGCCAGAAACACACTG ATgaagaaggattttttttatctgtttatGGGTTTATCTT TGTGGAGTACAATGTTTTGTATGTTTATCATGCAATGTTTGCCTACTTCAATAGGGACAATGTTGCACTCAAGGGTCTTGCCAA TGTTTTGATTTACCTT GAGTCAAGCGAGGAGGAAAGGGAGCATGTCGAGAAATTAATGGAATATCAA aaCAAACGAGGTGGAAAAGTGAAGTTGCAATCCATAGTGATGCCTTTTTTTGAGTTTGACCATGAGGAAAAGGGATGTGTGCTATATG AAATGTTGCATACAAATACACATGATGTATGTAAGCCAACTTGTTCAAAGTGTTTGCTTTCTCCAATGAACTTCCCCTGTGAAATTTGTATGTTTGGAACTAAAcgtattttgtgtttgtttctt AAGCTAACCAATGAAAAATTACTTAACTTGCACAGA GTTGACTCAAAGAACAATGATGTGCAATTGGCTGATTTTATTGAAAGCAAGTTTTTGGGTGAACAGGTAAAGTGa